CATAGCGTTTGATGTAAGCGGTCCTGTTGCCACAATTACCTTGCCGGAGGGAAGCTCGGTTGCTTCCTCACGGATAATATGGATATTGGGTTCGCTTTCAATGCGCCTTGTAACGTTTTGAGCAAAGAGTTCGCGATCTACAGCAAGGGCGTGTCCGGCGGGGACCTTGGATTGCTTTGCAATCTCAAGCAGGATGGATCCCATCAGGTGTAATTCCTCTTTCAGGAGACCGGCTCCGGTGTCCAATCGCACGGATTTCAGGCTGTTGCTGCATACCAATTCGGCAAACAAATCTCCGGTATGGGCTTCCGTTCTCTGCTTGGGACGCATTTCAATCAGGCGTACATCAAAGCCACTGGCCGCCAGTTGTAATGCGGCTTCCGAGCCTGCCAAACCAGCTCCGATGATGCTAATGGATTGACTCACAGTTCCCGTTTGATCATTGTGATGTAGCCGTCCAGATCCTTGAAGCCCATTTCCGAATACAGATGCCGTGCTGCTGGATTGTCCCGGTGAACTTCAAGTTTGGCTTGATATCCCGTTGCTTTTGCAATATCGAGAGCTTCACGCAATAGCTTCTTCCCAATGCCTTGGTTCTGCCTGGAGGGGCTTACTGCCATGTGATGAATGTAGAGTCTGCGAAAATCGTGGTTTATCCACATAGCGCCCACAATTTCACTAGCTTCTTCTGCACAGATGATGGTTCCAGTGTTTTGCAGAGAATGCTCTATGGCCTCGTAGCTATCGGCACGGGCGGGATTGGTGATACCCGTATCCTGCCAAAGACGGATTATCTTGCTATAGATATCTTCGGATAAGCTCTTGTAGTGCTTGATTATCATATAACTTAATGCCTCATAAAGATATCGGGATCCCTGGTGAAGCGATAGACGCTGTCGTATACTAACTCATAGAGTATCTTCGGCTCATCATCGATCATCATGAAATATTGCTTCTTGGGGCTTTCAGCGATGCTTAGCTTCTTGGTTTTGCCCTGCACATCGGTAATCCAGACTGTACAATAGGGGATTTCGAATAGCTGTATCAGTTCTGGCTCATCATCGCTTTCAAACACATAAGATTGGAAGTTTTGTAAGATACTTAATATCTTGTTGAGGGCAAAATTGTAGGGAACTACCTCAAACTCGTTTTCAGCGTCCTTGTAAGTCCATTTTCTCTCATCACGGCGGAGTGTAAATTCGTTCTTCCTATGTTTACTGCGGATCTCACGGATCTCATGCTCCCAATAATGGACAGCTTGAGGATCGCGCCAGTTCGTGACATTGGGCGCAAAGCGTCTCACGATGTTGCTTGGAGTCTGATACACCAAAGTATCTCCCGCGACCCGGAAGTAATCCCAGGAATTGCCGTTGTTGCCAAAGATCAGGTGTTCCCTTTTTTCCCCAGCGTACAGGCGCACATGAGTGCCTGTGTCATCATCCAGTTCATAACGTTCCAGAGCTGTTTTTGCAGAGCTTAAAGATGTGGTCGAGAAAGTGCCTTGAACCACCTCACGGAAGAAATTGTTCACCATTAAAGTGTCTGCAGGCCACAGAAAGGGCTTGGCCACCTTCCAGATGCCGTCATCGAGGATCAATTCCACCCTTTCTTCGGAATTCCATATCTCTATCCTGTTGATCTCTTCTGCAGCCAAGTTCACCAAGTCATCCTGACGTTGGACGGGCTTTTTGCTCCTTAGTATAAAATATGCGGTGATAAGTATCACGAGTAATATCAGGAGGATATATCTAGACTTTTTCATTTAAATGCCTCAATCTAAGCTTACGCCTGAGAGCCATCCACAATCCAGCCAGAATCAGGATCAGGGGAGCGAGTGCGATGGAGATAACTTTGCAAATCAGCTTGATAGTATAAACTGTCTTGTTCTGGTCTCCCCATACAATGCCGCGATCCTTTATAAAACTGTATATGTTTATCACAGATTTATTCAGGTGACGGTTGCGAATCCTGATCATGGATTCTCTTCCGCAGAAGTAATCCAAAGAGTTGTAGATCACATTTGCTCGATCCCGAAAAATCGGGTTGTCCGGGTTTATCACCAACTCCTTGTCCGCAAAAAGGATCAGTTTCCCTTGTTTAGACTCGCTAGTGAAATCAGGGTCATGCCTTGCCAGATCGGAATCCCTGAACCAGCTGTCCATCTTCCCGGTAGCAAGTGCAGCAGTAACAATGGGGCCAGCAGAAAAGTCTTCCAATTCCGGATTGTAAAAGAGTTCTTGGCTCAACTGAAATTCAGGGGATATCATCCAACCGGAATTCTCTGAGCTGCGCAGGATGACTTCATATTTTAAATCTGCTTTTTCCAGAGCAGTGATGCCGCTTGCGAGATACAGGACAATGTCCTCCATGTCCTTTGAGATGGGATGATCGCTGCCGTTCATGACGGGGTACATAGGGTAACTGGCCATTCTGCCTATCCCCATCTGCCGCTTGTCGCAATTCATGTCCAACACTACGTCGTCGGTAAGCTGGAAACCATAGTGTTCCAACATCTTGATTACGTTGTTTTGTATGTTATTCAAGTAACTGCCATCGGTATCCACGTTGTCTTGCAGGAAAATTACGCTTCCACCCTTCATAAGGTATTGATCCAGATTGTATAGCCAAAGGTCGGGCAGATTGCGGCTGCTGCCGGTAAAGAGCAGAGCGTCAACATTTTGAACTGGTCTGGATAAATCGGCGTCAACGACAGTGAAATTACTGCGCAGTCCTCGTTCGAATATACTAGTATCGAAGTGGTAGTATGTGGTATCCCGGAAAACTGCTACGATGGGCAGGTCTTTGGATACCAAGCTCTGAATGCGCATGGTCATCTCATATTCCAGTCTGGGTTCGATCCTGGGACTGAGGTTCAAGGATTCCACACGACCCTGATACTCGAATATCAGGCCGAAGATTACCTCTTTGGCGGTTACCTGATCGTTCTCGTATATGCGGAATTTCATTGGTCCCAGTCCACTGCCATAAGCCATACCCAGCAATTCCTCGTGGCTGGCAGTTTGAATGTGTTCAAAGCGGAATTTATTGCCGCCTGCGCTTTGATATTCTGCCAGCAAGTCCTTTGTGTAGCGCTCCAGAGAGATCAAATCTGCAGGTAACTCATTGGATGAGAGGATCTTTACCAGCAATACATCGTCCAAGTTGCGTACCAGGTCTTTGCTGATCTTACTGAGGCTGAAAGCCCTTTCTCGGGATAGATCCAGACGGAATGTGACGAGAGAACTGATTAAAAGTAGAGCTATGACGATGCCGATGCGGATGCCGTGGGAACTGATAATGCTATATTTAGTTCGCATCTACCGCTCCTGCATCATGTTTCTGGATTGGAGGTTGAACTCTGCTAAGGTGGCAAAAATGACGATTACGGCGATAAAGAAGAGTAGATCACGCAGATCCAACACACCCCTCATAAATCCGGAGAGGTGATACTCAAAAGAGAAATACTGCAGGTATCTAACCAGAGAGAGAGGTACAAGCGCCAAAAGATAGCGGATCACATAGAAGAATCCGCTTATCAAAAAAGCGATTACAAAGGCCAAAACCTGGTTTGAGGGCAAGCTGCTGGCAAAAACACCGATACTGATGAAAGCCGTTCCTGCCAGGAGTAAGCCGAAAAAGCCCAGGATGATGGCATTGTAGTCGATGTTTTGCCCCAATACCCCAATAATCGCAAAGGGGATTATGTTGAAGATGAGCATGGTGAAGACTTGCATAAATGCAGAGAGGATCTTGCCCCAAATCACATGGCTGAGTCGAATAGGTAAGGTGCTCAAAAGCTCTATTGTCCCGCTGCTGCGCTCTCTGGCGATACTGCCCATGGTGATGGCGGGGATAAAAAACACAAAGAGGATATGCTGAAAGCTGTACAACCCCCTCATTTCTGCCAAACCCACTTTGAAGACAGTAGTGGCAAAGAAACTACCGCTGATCACCAGAAACAGCACAGACACTATGTAGGACGTTATCGAACGCATTGCTAATTGATACTCTTTGCGGGCTATGGTCCAAATCGCGCTCATTGGTCTTCTCCTTCAGGAGTCTCCGTTTTAGGTTCGGTAAGGCTGGGATCCTGTACTAGCTCAGAATCGGACTTGTGAGGTAAAGCCCCCGTTTTGGTGAGGTTGAAGAATATCTCTTCCAAACTGATTTGCTTGGTATATAGGTTTTCGATCAACCAGCCATTATCGCTCACATAGCGGGAAAGATCGTGCTTGACGGAGCTGTCTGACGGGCACTTCAAAATAAGCTTGCAGATTTGGTCGTGGCTTTCCAAAGAGATCACTTCCAGTTCCGGATGAAAGTCCAAAAAGTCCTGCAGGTCGATGTTCTCTCCTTGAATCTCCAGATGCAGTTCCAGATAGTCGTCGAAGTAGCGGCTCACGTTGTCGATATCATCGTCAACTATGATCTTGCCGTTGTTTATGATCAAGACTCTGTCGCACAGTGCTTGTACTTCTTGCATGATGTGTGATGATAGAATTACAGTCTTTTCCACGCCCAGTTTACGGATCAAATCTCGTATTTCGATGATTTGGTTTGGATCCAATCCACTGGTGGGCTCGTCCAGGATAAGGATTTCAGGATCGTGTAATATGGCAAGGGCCAGTCCCACTCTTTGCCGGAAGCCCTTGGAAAGGGTGCCGATCTTCTGGTAGAGGACCCGGTTGATTCCGCAATTCGAGATCACGTATTCACTGCGTTCCTGAAACCTGGAGGGTGACATCTTGCGCAGATCCGCAATGTATTGTAGCAATTCCATTACCAGCATGTCTTCATAAAGAGGGTTCTGCTCCGGCAGATAACCGATCTTGGCGCTGGTCTCGATGGGATCGTCATAGATGGATTTTCCGTCTATGGATATACTTCCGCTATCCGGTTTCAGGTAGCTTACCATCATGCGGAGAGTAGTGGTCTTTCCCGCGCCATTGGGGCCCAGAAAGCCTGTGATGCTGCCGTTGTGGACGCTGAAGTTGATGTCATCCACGGCGCGTAAGGTGCCGAAAGATCGGCTTAGCTTCTTTATCTCGATCATGTAATACTGTGTCTCCGGTGCTTAGAAACTGGGAATCATGGAGGCACTTACAGGCTCTGACAGCAGAATTACGTCGTTCTCCTTCAAGCCTGAAATTACCTCTACCATCTGAAAGTCATTGGCTCCTAAAGTGACAACTGCGTTTTTTGGCTGAGTACTCTTTGCCTTGTCCGGGTTGCTTTCTCCGGGTGTTTCTTTCAGATACACGATGTCCTGATTCTTATCATCTGCAAAAACTGCTCCAATTGGGATGATAAGTACATTCTCGCGTGATTCGCCTTCAATGCTGATCTCAGCAGTCATTCCCGGCATCACTTTATCACCGCGGGCATTGATACTTATCTCCACGGGGAAAACCTTGGCGCTGTTGATCGTTACGGCTTTGGGTGAGATCTTGATGATCTTGCCCTCAAATTCTTCATAGGGCAGGGCATCGAGCTTGATCCGTCCATTTTGTCCTACCTTGAACTTCACGATGTCAACTTCGTTGATATTTGAACTTACAATCATGTGATTCAGATCTGCAATTTGCATGATGACAGTGCCTTCACTATAGGCATTCAAGCTGGAGCTAACCATCTCGCCTTCATTAACCTTGCGCTCTATCACAGTGCCAGAAGTAGTGGCATACATATGGATAACGGTTCCGGGAACGTCCAAATCCCGAATCATGTCGTACTGACGGCTGGCCTGAGCATACTGTATTTCCGCTTCCTGCAGGGCATCTGCCGCATTATCGTACTCTTCCTGAGAGATATATTCCATCTCTTTCAAGCGGGTTTTGTCGGCAAAATCCTTGCGGGCTTGTTCCAGACTCAGTTCGGCACGCTGCAAAGCGGCTTTGGTGTTGAAAAGAGTATTTGCCTGATTGTAATCCGGTTCGATATCTGCAATAATGTCTCCCATTTTCACAGTATCGTTTTCATCCACGTAGAATTTGACCACTTTGCCTGAGACTCTGGATTTTTGAGATACAATGGTCTTGGGCTGGATTTCACCGGTGATTTCCGTACGGGATTCTATGTTACCGAACTTGACAGTGTATGTGTTGGCATCGGTTGCGGCTTCCGGCCCGGACTTGATAGATTTCTTCCGGCAAGTAGTGAAGCCGATGATGGCTGCGATTATCAGTATTATGACCAGGATTACCAAGATCCGCTTTCTGCGCATAATTCCTCTCTTCGTTTGAACTTAGCTATAATAGTAACACGACATTTCAAGGTGCTAAAAGTGTCAATCTAAAAGCCTCTGAAACCAGTGATATTTGTTTTGTAGGGTACATTGTCGGAAGGGAATCTACCATCTTTGATTGCCATAGATCAACCACGTGCCGTTGGTGTAGAAAAAGTAGGAAAAGTATCCGCTGTCTTCCGGTTCATTGTAGGTAACCTGTTCGATACTGGATTGATAGTGATCCCGTGTATAGGCAACCGCGTAATCTCCTTTGATTTCAATGTATAGTACTTCTATTTCCAAGAGCTGAAAGCGGTCTCGGCGCCGGTTGATCTCTTCATTCAGATGCCAGGATATCTGCCCATCATGGCGATACTCTTGGTGTACGTGATCCATGATGCCAAAGGAATTGCCAAGGTTAAAATCCATCGAAATGTCATATAAAATGTCGCGAATCTCTTTCTGGCCAAAGCTTTCTTCGTTGTCAAGATCGCAACTCTGCAAAAGAAAGCTGAGCAGGACAAGCAGTAGCCAGAGGGATTTGTTCATATTCTTTCAAGAACGGCAAGGCTCTCGATGTGCCAGGTGTTTGGAAACATATCGAAGCCGCCAAGATTCAACAACTTATACTTTCCGTCTTGCAACAATATCCGGAGGTCTCTCGCCAGACTCATCGGCGAGCAACTGAGATATATGATGCGGGGGATACCGGCTCTTTTGATCGACCATAGCGTGCTTTCCGGAACACCGCTGCGGGGAGGATCCAGAATGATGCAATCGGCTTCGAAGCTTCGGATAGATTCATCAAACTTCTGTTCGAATTTACCGCAGATGTACTGAACTTTGTCAAAACCGTTGTTCTCGGCGTTCCTTTTGGCATCACGGATAGCTTCCGGGCTTTCTTCGATACCCAATACTTGCGCAATCTCACTTGCCAAACCCAAGCCAATGGCACCCATGCCGCAATATGCATCAATTACTTTGTAATGCGGCTTCATCCAGGCTCTCATGGCACACAGTATCTTTTCCATGCTGCCGCTGTTGATCTGCCAAAAGCTGCGGTAATTGATCTCAAAGCGGATATCCGCAAGAGTGTCGCAGAGATAGCTTTTGCCATACAAAAGCTTTTCTTCTTGGCCCAGGATCACATTGCCGCGGTCGCGATTGATGTTTTGCACAATGCCGGTAACCATGGGGAAGGCGTCGGTGATGCCTCTCACGATGGTTTTCGAGAATGGTAAGCGTGCCGAACGGCATACCAGAATAAGCAAAATTTCACTTTGGTCTTTGTTGCAGCGTAAGCCGATGTGGCGCAAACAACCGCTGTGATCCTGCTCGTTATAGGGTTCTACCTTTGCCTTTTCGCACAGCTGATACAGTGTCTTGGCAATATCGTCGAAAACGGGGGGATGGTTCAAACAGCTTTCATGCTTTACTATGCTGTGGCTGTATCGCGCATAAATGCCATAGGATTCTGCGCCTACGGGCATAAATACTTTGTTTCGGTAATTACGTTGAAGCTCCGAAGCCTCCATCCCGCTGTACACTTCCAGGTGATCTTTGAAGAGGTCTCGCAACAGCATATCCTTGTATTGCAACTGAGTGGGATAATCCAACATCAGCCAATCGCAGCCCCCGCAGGGTTCCGATGCATCAAAAGCACTACAGCCGGAAGGGATAACTCCAGCACCTCGTTCATGATACTGTGTCACTTTAGCAAAGGCATGATCTTTCTTGTCCAGAAAGATCTGCACATCCACATTATCGCCAATGGCAGTATTGGCCACAAAGATCGCTTTACCACCATGAAATCCCAGTCCCATGCCACCCATGGCTATCTTCTCTATGTTTAGTTTTTCGATAATCACAATAGGTTACTCAAACGTGTGATTCTATCGCTTATGCTGGGGTGAGTAGCAAATAGTGATGCGGCTTTCCTGCTGTTGATCTTGGCCATGGCAAAGCTATCCTGCCGTTTATCCTGACTGTAGTAACGGTCGATCTTTTCCAACGCTGCGATCATTGCTCCCGGATTTGTCAGTCCTGCGGCTCCTTTGTCTGCACGGTATTCTCTGTAACGGGAGTAGTATGATGCGGGGATCATCGCCAAAAACATCAGTACGTTTTGCAGTAAGATTACCATGAGGTAATAACCGAAGTAGCCCAATCCTCCGCGTCTGCGATCGCCTCTTAGGGCGCTGTCCAGGATGGTGGCTACAAGGCGTGCGCCAAACATCACGAAAGTGTTGATCAGGCCCATCACGAGGGTCATGGAAACCATGTCACCTT
This sequence is a window from Candidatus Cloacimonadota bacterium. Protein-coding genes within it:
- a CDS encoding GNAT family N-acetyltransferase, giving the protein MIIKHYKSLSEDIYSKIIRLWQDTGITNPARADSYEAIEHSLQNTGTIICAEEASEIVGAMWINHDFRRLYIHHMAVSPSRQNQGIGKKLLREALDIAKATGYQAKLEVHRDNPAARHLYSEMGFKDLDGYITMIKREL
- a CDS encoding DUF4340 domain-containing protein, which produces MKKSRYILLILLVILITAYFILRSKKPVQRQDDLVNLAAEEINRIEIWNSEERVELILDDGIWKVAKPFLWPADTLMVNNFFREVVQGTFSTTSLSSAKTALERYELDDDTGTHVRLYAGEKREHLIFGNNGNSWDYFRVAGDTLVYQTPSNIVRRFAPNVTNWRDPQAVHYWEHEIREIRSKHRKNEFTLRRDERKWTYKDAENEFEVVPYNFALNKILSILQNFQSYVFESDDEPELIQLFEIPYCTVWITDVQGKTKKLSIAESPKKQYFMMIDDEPKILYELVYDSVYRFTRDPDIFMRH
- a CDS encoding GldG family protein, with translation MRTKYSIISSHGIRIGIVIALLLISSLVTFRLDLSRERAFSLSKISKDLVRNLDDVLLVKILSSNELPADLISLERYTKDLLAEYQSAGGNKFRFEHIQTASHEELLGMAYGSGLGPMKFRIYENDQVTAKEVIFGLIFEYQGRVESLNLSPRIEPRLEYEMTMRIQSLVSKDLPIVAVFRDTTYYHFDTSIFERGLRSNFTVVDADLSRPVQNVDALLFTGSSRNLPDLWLYNLDQYLMKGGSVIFLQDNVDTDGSYLNNIQNNVIKMLEHYGFQLTDDVVLDMNCDKRQMGIGRMASYPMYPVMNGSDHPISKDMEDIVLYLASGITALEKADLKYEVILRSSENSGWMISPEFQLSQELFYNPELEDFSAGPIVTAALATGKMDSWFRDSDLARHDPDFTSESKQGKLILFADKELVINPDNPIFRDRANVIYNSLDYFCGRESMIRIRNRHLNKSVINIYSFIKDRGIVWGDQNKTVYTIKLICKVISIALAPLILILAGLWMALRRKLRLRHLNEKV
- a CDS encoding ABC transporter permease subunit, whose protein sequence is MSAIWTIARKEYQLAMRSITSYIVSVLFLVISGSFFATTVFKVGLAEMRGLYSFQHILFVFFIPAITMGSIARERSSGTIELLSTLPIRLSHVIWGKILSAFMQVFTMLIFNIIPFAIIGVLGQNIDYNAIILGFFGLLLAGTAFISIGVFASSLPSNQVLAFVIAFLISGFFYVIRYLLALVPLSLVRYLQYFSFEYHLSGFMRGVLDLRDLLFFIAVIVIFATLAEFNLQSRNMMQER
- a CDS encoding ATP-binding cassette domain-containing protein, with translation MIEIKKLSRSFGTLRAVDDINFSVHNGSITGFLGPNGAGKTTTLRMMVSYLKPDSGSISIDGKSIYDDPIETSAKIGYLPEQNPLYEDMLVMELLQYIADLRKMSPSRFQERSEYVISNCGINRVLYQKIGTLSKGFRQRVGLALAILHDPEILILDEPTSGLDPNQIIEIRDLIRKLGVEKTVILSSHIMQEVQALCDRVLIINNGKIIVDDDIDNVSRYFDDYLELHLEIQGENIDLQDFLDFHPELEVISLESHDQICKLILKCPSDSSVKHDLSRYVSDNGWLIENLYTKQISLEEIFFNLTKTGALPHKSDSELVQDPSLTEPKTETPEGEDQ
- a CDS encoding efflux RND transporter periplasmic adaptor subunit produces the protein MRRKRILVILVIILIIAAIIGFTTCRKKSIKSGPEAATDANTYTVKFGNIESRTEITGEIQPKTIVSQKSRVSGKVVKFYVDENDTVKMGDIIADIEPDYNQANTLFNTKAALQRAELSLEQARKDFADKTRLKEMEYISQEEYDNAADALQEAEIQYAQASRQYDMIRDLDVPGTVIHMYATTSGTVIERKVNEGEMVSSSLNAYSEGTVIMQIADLNHMIVSSNINEVDIVKFKVGQNGRIKLDALPYEEFEGKIIKISPKAVTINSAKVFPVEISINARGDKVMPGMTAEISIEGESRENVLIIPIGAVFADDKNQDIVYLKETPGESNPDKAKSTQPKNAVVTLGANDFQMVEVISGLKENDVILLSEPVSASMIPSF
- the rlmD gene encoding 23S rRNA (uracil(1939)-C(5))-methyltransferase RlmD is translated as MIIEKLNIEKIAMGGMGLGFHGGKAIFVANTAIGDNVDVQIFLDKKDHAFAKVTQYHERGAGVIPSGCSAFDASEPCGGCDWLMLDYPTQLQYKDMLLRDLFKDHLEVYSGMEASELQRNYRNKVFMPVGAESYGIYARYSHSIVKHESCLNHPPVFDDIAKTLYQLCEKAKVEPYNEQDHSGCLRHIGLRCNKDQSEILLILVCRSARLPFSKTIVRGITDAFPMVTGIVQNINRDRGNVILGQEEKLLYGKSYLCDTLADIRFEINYRSFWQINSGSMEKILCAMRAWMKPHYKVIDAYCGMGAIGLGLASEIAQVLGIEESPEAIRDAKRNAENNGFDKVQYICGKFEQKFDESIRSFEADCIILDPPRSGVPESTLWSIKRAGIPRIIYLSCSPMSLARDLRILLQDGKYKLLNLGGFDMFPNTWHIESLAVLERI